A single window of Methanothermobacter marburgensis str. Marburg DNA harbors:
- the rnhB gene encoding ribonuclease HII, whose protein sequence is MKVLGIDEAGRGPVIGPLVVAGVMVPERKFSILRKMGIRDSKKLTPERRKFLARKIRRISRVFTVKISASDIDRMREKGFNLNEIEKIAIKRIIAEAQPDSVIIDSVDVKPERLTEEIRSHFGDIEVKAEHGADAKYYPVAAASIIAKVERDLEIERIQKRNRKLGDIGSGYPSDPRTRAFLESFSYDELPDFVRKSWATVQKRRKN, encoded by the coding sequence ATGAAGGTTCTTGGAATTGATGAGGCGGGGAGGGGTCCTGTAATAGGCCCCCTTGTCGTGGCGGGTGTTATGGTCCCTGAGAGGAAGTTCTCGATACTCCGGAAAATGGGTATAAGGGACTCAAAGAAGCTCACACCCGAGAGGAGAAAATTTCTCGCCCGGAAGATAAGAAGGATCTCAAGGGTGTTCACGGTTAAGATATCTGCATCGGATATTGACAGGATGCGTGAGAAGGGCTTCAACCTTAATGAGATAGAGAAGATAGCAATAAAGAGGATAATAGCAGAGGCACAGCCGGACTCCGTCATAATAGATTCGGTGGATGTTAAACCAGAGAGGCTGACTGAGGAGATAAGGTCTCATTTCGGCGACATCGAGGTGAAGGCCGAGCACGGTGCAGATGCAAAGTATTACCCCGTTGCAGCAGCGTCAATAATAGCCAAGGTCGAAAGGGACCTTGAAATAGAGAGGATACAGAAGAGGAACAGGAAACTTGGGGACATCGGCTCTGGCTATCCCAGCGACCCACGCACAAGGGCTTTTCTGGAATCATTCAGCTACGATGAACTCCCGGACTTCGTGAGGAAGTCATGGGCCACGGTCCAGAAGAGGAGGAAAAACTGA
- a CDS encoding rod shape-determining protein produces the protein MFSFGKKKSEEKPERKSAITNTLGIDLGTLNTVVAKPAGDKFDIYKIPSVVAVKKEDPSYVLAVGEEAKMMLGRTPEDIIAVRPLRKGVIESVAQAEALLVYAMEMGAGDSESIDRIVIGIPGDASEVERNAVEEIGRKAGANYVLVISEGLAAAIGAGLPIAEASGTMVVDIGAGSSDIVVISLGGITDIETIRVGGDDIDTNLVELVKEKYNVEIGIHEAEKAKIEVGMVKCKEDLENLKTVVIGKCMETNKPKKVEIDSEMVAEAAEPVVKGIVDSIAAVLERLSPELISGVYNKTVVVGGTSQLRGLRERILDEVGIPAEISDDPMTVVAKGAAIVAAEPRALEPEVRLKAMK, from the coding sequence ATGTTTTCATTTGGAAAGAAAAAATCTGAAGAGAAACCGGAAAGGAAGAGTGCAATCACCAATACACTCGGAATAGACCTGGGTACCCTCAACACCGTGGTTGCCAAACCAGCAGGGGATAAATTTGATATCTACAAGATTCCCTCTGTGGTGGCCGTCAAGAAGGAGGACCCATCATATGTCCTTGCAGTGGGTGAAGAGGCAAAGATGATGCTCGGAAGAACCCCTGAGGACATAATCGCTGTGAGACCACTGAGGAAGGGTGTTATTGAGAGCGTTGCACAGGCAGAGGCCCTCCTTGTATATGCAATGGAGATGGGGGCAGGAGATTCTGAGTCCATTGACAGGATAGTTATAGGTATACCAGGGGATGCCTCAGAGGTTGAAAGAAATGCCGTTGAGGAGATAGGAAGGAAGGCCGGGGCAAATTATGTCCTGGTTATAAGTGAGGGCCTTGCAGCTGCCATAGGGGCCGGGCTGCCCATAGCAGAGGCGTCAGGGACCATGGTTGTTGACATAGGGGCCGGTTCCAGTGACATTGTCGTGATATCCCTTGGAGGCATAACCGACATTGAGACAATCCGGGTCGGCGGGGATGATATTGACACCAACCTTGTTGAACTGGTGAAGGAGAAGTACAATGTTGAGATAGGCATCCATGAGGCAGAGAAGGCAAAGATAGAGGTTGGGATGGTCAAGTGTAAGGAGGATCTTGAAAACCTCAAAACAGTGGTTATAGGTAAATGCATGGAGACAAACAAACCTAAAAAGGTTGAAATTGACTCTGAAATGGTTGCAGAGGCTGCTGAGCCCGTTGTAAAGGGTATAGTGGATTCCATAGCAGCGGTACTTGAAAGGCTCTCACCTGAACTCATCTCAGGGGTCTACAACAAGACTGTTGTTGTGGGTGGAACCTCACAGCTCAGGGGCCTCAGGGAGAGGATACTGGATGAGGTTGGCATTCCTGCCGAGATATCAGATGACCCCATGACAGTGGTTGCCAAGGGAGCCGCAATAGTTGCTGCAGAACCAAGGGCACTTGAACCTGAGGTAAGGCTCAAGGCAATGAAATAA
- a CDS encoding archaetidylserine decarboxylase, with protein sequence MFVKGVAKRASFLISVATIPFLLGYHAVSILMFSLIAFMMQFFRDPERNIPSEDNIIVAPADGRRLSGKIDRIKRVGSDYPLIDRIFPNGGEAILISTFMSPFDVHVNRAPVSGRVIYTEHTDGKFRVARSRVLTENERNLIVIETEHGNVGVVQIAGFIARRIVQYVNEGDYVERGSRIGMIRFGSRVDLILPENCEVLVKTGSRSVAGETVVARFVKPKSDRKN encoded by the coding sequence GTGTTTGTTAAGGGCGTTGCAAAAAGAGCCAGTTTTCTCATAAGTGTGGCCACCATCCCATTTCTCCTAGGCTACCACGCGGTCAGTATACTCATGTTCAGCCTCATAGCATTCATGATGCAGTTCTTCAGGGACCCTGAAAGAAATATTCCCTCTGAAGATAATATCATCGTTGCCCCCGCAGATGGTAGGCGTTTATCCGGCAAGATAGACCGTATAAAAAGGGTAGGGTCCGATTATCCCCTCATTGACAGGATATTTCCCAATGGTGGTGAGGCTATTCTCATAAGCACCTTCATGTCACCATTTGATGTCCACGTAAACCGGGCCCCTGTTTCGGGAAGGGTGATATACACAGAGCATACTGACGGTAAATTCAGGGTTGCACGTTCACGTGTCCTCACCGAAAATGAAAGGAACCTGATCGTGATAGAAACAGAGCATGGCAATGTTGGTGTGGTGCAGATAGCAGGGTTCATTGCACGGAGGATCGTTCAGTACGTCAATGAGGGAGACTATGTTGAGCGGGGGAGCCGTATAGGTATGATAAGGTTCGGCTCAAGGGTCGACCTCATACTGCCAGAAAACTGTGAGGTGCTTGTGAAGACCGGTTCAAGGTCTGTTGCCGGGGAGACTGTTGTAGCAAGGTTCGTAAAGCCTAAATCAGACCGCAAAAATTAA
- a CDS encoding archaetidylserine synthase has product MNDKKITSFISLPDVLSILNASSGYFSILMSIQGYFSAASILMLLAVVFDSLDGWVARRTGRVDIHGFGKNMDSLSDVISFGVAPAIFIYLTSAHFRYINILVGLLIVICGILRLSRFNVLTGGGKNFTGLPIPVVAVVVSSFYLTGFYSEKVVGAMLLAVGILMVSSIEYPRVGGKMASIAFILITAAIVTGITGILTVPTAIILFMATVAYIAVPITPMRRDLNA; this is encoded by the coding sequence ATGAATGACAAAAAAATAACATCCTTCATATCATTACCTGATGTTTTATCGATTTTAAATGCTTCTTCAGGCTATTTTTCCATTTTAATGTCCATTCAAGGGTATTTTAGTGCTGCATCTATTCTGATGCTTCTGGCTGTCGTTTTCGATTCACTTGATGGGTGGGTTGCACGCCGAACTGGTAGAGTTGATATTCATGGATTTGGCAAAAACATGGACTCCCTTTCAGATGTAATCTCATTTGGTGTTGCTCCAGCCATTTTTATCTACCTAACAAGTGCCCATTTTCGATATATTAATATATTAGTAGGTCTCTTAATAGTAATATGTGGCATACTGAGACTCTCAAGGTTCAATGTTCTCACAGGGGGTGGGAAGAACTTCACGGGACTTCCAATACCCGTGGTGGCGGTTGTTGTATCATCATTTTATCTCACAGGATTCTACAGTGAGAAGGTTGTGGGGGCAATGCTGCTCGCTGTCGGTATCCTCATGGTCAGTAGCATTGAATACCCTCGTGTGGGGGGTAAAATGGCATCTATTGCTTTCATACTCATAACAGCAGCAATTGTAACAGGCATAACTGGAATTCTCACTGTTCCCACAGCAATCATACTTTTTATGGCCACTGTGGCATACATTGCAGTGCCTATAACACCAATGAGACGTGATCTGAATGCTTGA
- a CDS encoding DUF515 domain-containing protein has translation MLDKIKGNEKGNKNNPPDLRKNNRKGDSKIGDKLKGLVGKFGGGEGSDKKKPRPMPKPRPRLKTPEEPKARKAPEKPLRGGEQPKPRLTPPPKRPGGPSGGIGRKIPDEDQKTLVGALVFGVILMVLAGAGYYFLVYQPYQEVLQNAKATKIAEVDALFKGPLATDPQKQAILAQIDAAVTPEEALAVDVVGPATQSWRTYQNQQINIKKDRVGRVMVNYTDNDQQKRVIMKVADAKKFVSQADATVLANTQIQTPDTVAVPIMITRLQAAGGLISVGNMVDVYLNQNATENNTSAAASTPRISGATVLAILRSKDSGTVDARILNTQRLTLNTITSQSENERTSSTDVEQLLRAAASGGLNEAEINAILQNYGIRLSNYERSSNLGELDANYLIILEVPREDVLFLIQNMNSIVLTVPTQNAPDWMIRELQSIYG, from the coding sequence ATGCTTGATAAGATTAAAGGTAATGAAAAGGGGAATAAGAATAATCCTCCTGATCTCCGGAAAAACAACAGAAAAGGTGACTCGAAAATTGGAGACAAACTCAAGGGACTTGTGGGTAAATTCGGTGGCGGTGAGGGCTCGGATAAGAAAAAACCCAGGCCCATGCCAAAACCCCGGCCCCGGCTGAAAACCCCTGAAGAGCCAAAGGCCAGAAAAGCCCCTGAAAAACCTCTCAGGGGTGGTGAACAGCCTAAGCCCAGACTTACACCACCACCCAAACGACCTGGAGGCCCATCAGGAGGTATAGGTCGGAAAATTCCAGATGAGGACCAGAAAACCCTCGTTGGTGCCCTTGTCTTTGGTGTTATTCTAATGGTCCTTGCTGGTGCAGGCTACTACTTCTTAGTCTACCAGCCATACCAGGAGGTGCTGCAGAACGCCAAGGCCACAAAGATCGCTGAGGTGGACGCACTCTTCAAGGGCCCCCTTGCAACCGACCCCCAGAAGCAGGCCATACTTGCACAGATAGATGCCGCTGTTACACCCGAGGAGGCCCTGGCGGTTGATGTTGTGGGTCCCGCAACACAGTCATGGCGTACCTATCAGAACCAGCAAATAAATATAAAAAAGGACCGTGTTGGCAGGGTCATGGTTAATTACACAGATAACGACCAGCAGAAGCGTGTGATAATGAAGGTTGCTGATGCAAAGAAATTTGTGAGCCAGGCCGATGCAACCGTGCTTGCAAATACACAGATCCAGACCCCTGATACCGTTGCTGTGCCAATAATGATCACGAGACTGCAGGCGGCAGGCGGCCTTATAAGTGTGGGTAACATGGTCGACGTCTACCTCAACCAGAACGCCACCGAGAACAATACATCAGCTGCAGCATCAACACCAAGAATAAGCGGGGCTACTGTACTTGCAATTCTTAGATCCAAGGACAGCGGTACAGTGGACGCGCGCATACTAAACACTCAGCGGTTAACACTAAACACAATAACCTCACAGAGCGAAAATGAAAGAACATCATCAACAGATGTGGAGCAGCTCCTGCGGGCGGCTGCCTCAGGTGGTCTGAATGAAGCCGAGATCAATGCTATACTCCAGAACTACGGTATAAGGCTGTCCAACTATGAGAGGTCATCAAATCTGGGAGAGCTTGATGCCAACTACCTCATAATACTCGAGGTCCCAAGGGAGGATGTCCTCTTCCTGATACAGAACATGAACAGCATCGTTCTGACTGTGCCAACACAGAACGCCCCTGACTGGATGATCAGGGAGCTTCAGAGCATATACGGCTGA
- a CDS encoding class E sortase, whose product MRLATFLIIAGMFIVSLYALLEVSFYSSQVIVQNPDIRAPVIEIPSINLEETINNRSVFYGVYHEPMSYLPGNRTVILFGHRTLYGSPFLNLDKLKPGDEVNLNWPGVGLATYRVNRSFIVPASYQISVNQGARLFLITCHPLGSTRERLIVECKLEGIKPYQRNLKVENPKRYYALLIILGFLGAGLLITRLYPVYEDRRLLLAAVISLTLFLLLGYIFPIPPEFISEKLIEFNSIFGL is encoded by the coding sequence ATGAGGCTGGCAACTTTTCTGATAATTGCAGGCATGTTCATAGTGTCGCTCTACGCCCTTCTTGAGGTGAGTTTCTATTCCTCACAGGTAATTGTTCAGAACCCTGACATCAGGGCTCCGGTCATTGAGATACCATCCATTAACCTTGAGGAGACCATCAACAACCGATCCGTTTTCTATGGAGTCTACCATGAACCCATGTCCTACCTCCCTGGTAACAGAACCGTCATACTCTTCGGACACAGGACACTCTACGGCTCACCCTTCCTGAACCTTGATAAGTTGAAGCCGGGGGATGAGGTCAACCTTAACTGGCCAGGGGTTGGCCTTGCGACTTACAGGGTTAATCGATCATTCATCGTGCCAGCATCCTACCAGATATCCGTGAATCAGGGGGCGAGGCTATTTCTCATCACATGCCACCCCCTTGGATCAACAAGGGAGAGACTGATAGTTGAGTGTAAACTTGAAGGCATAAAGCCCTACCAGAGAAACCTCAAGGTTGAGAACCCCAAGAGGTACTATGCGCTACTCATAATACTCGGATTCCTTGGGGCTGGTCTTCTGATCACCAGACTCTATCCTGTTTATGAAGATAGGAGACTTCTCCTTGCAGCGGTAATCAGCCTCACACTCTTCCTGCTGCTGGGTTACATCTTCCCGATCCCCCCAGAGTTCATATCAGAGAAACTCATTGAATTCAACAGCATATTTGGACTTTAG
- a CDS encoding dihydroneopterin aldolase family protein, with product MREPGEEYFSNLSDRERAIFEGGISMGALFHQFVGTPVNLETVEVLEGAIAESIKLQPAIRDAEVHIDRGMVREAAGEFGYVSLTGEMLRVRLDVEYGSSRITICLEYLDELRYPLMYVKD from the coding sequence ATGAGAGAACCTGGAGAAGAGTACTTTTCAAATCTGTCAGACAGGGAAAGGGCCATATTTGAGGGCGGCATAAGTATGGGTGCCCTCTTCCACCAGTTCGTTGGAACCCCTGTTAACCTTGAAACCGTTGAAGTCCTTGAGGGTGCAATTGCCGAATCAATAAAGCTCCAGCCGGCAATCAGGGATGCAGAGGTCCATATAGACAGAGGCATGGTAAGGGAGGCTGCTGGAGAATTTGGTTATGTCTCCCTCACCGGTGAGATGCTAAGGGTGAGGTTAGACGTTGAATATGGTTCATCAAGGATAACGATCTGCCTCGAGTACCTCGATGAACTGAGGTATCCCCTCATGTATGTGAAGGATTGA
- a CDS encoding 4Fe-4S dicluster domain-containing protein: MIKIDSDLCKGCDICREFCPEGVYVRSEELNRKGVHEPIPKNLDKCTGCKICMLMCPDQAIVVYDDD; encoded by the coding sequence ATGATAAAGATAGATTCAGATCTCTGTAAGGGATGTGACATATGCAGGGAGTTCTGCCCTGAAGGTGTCTATGTCAGGTCAGAGGAACTCAACAGGAAGGGAGTGCATGAACCCATCCCTAAAAATCTGGATAAATGTACGGGATGCAAGATATGCATGCTGATGTGTCCTGATCAGGCGATAGTGGTGTATGACGATGACTGA
- a CDS encoding 2-oxoacid:acceptor oxidoreductase subunit alpha, with product MTEEYFIQGNDACARGAISAGCRFFAGYPITPSTEIAEEMAVLLPGEGGVFVQMEDEIGALGAVIGAVWGGVKGMTATSGPGFSLMQEHVGYAAMTETPLVIVDVQRGSPSTGQPTMASQSDMMQARWGSHGDYEIIALSPSSVQECFDFTVRAFNLAEEYRVPVVVLSDEIVGHMREKITIPDKVEIRKRKSPTSPPGEFIPFKPQGDFVPEMPAFGDGYRVPVTGLTHDERGYPDASNPEGHEKLVKRLCDKILNHRDKIVDVQKGWTDDADITVISYGAPSRSVATAVKMARSEGVRAGYIKINTPWPFPETEIREAAESSRKLLVVEMNLGQMFYEVQRVASGMAEVELLPKIGGEIHRPDEILNKIMGMK from the coding sequence ATGACTGAGGAGTACTTTATTCAGGGAAACGATGCCTGCGCCCGTGGTGCCATAAGTGCCGGCTGCAGGTTCTTTGCAGGTTATCCCATCACACCATCAACAGAGATAGCTGAAGAAATGGCTGTTCTCCTTCCAGGGGAAGGTGGAGTCTTTGTTCAGATGGAGGATGAGATAGGTGCCCTCGGGGCAGTTATAGGTGCTGTGTGGGGTGGTGTTAAGGGAATGACCGCCACCTCAGGGCCGGGCTTTTCCCTCATGCAGGAACATGTGGGATACGCTGCCATGACAGAAACCCCCCTTGTGATCGTTGATGTCCAGAGGGGTTCACCCTCAACAGGACAGCCAACAATGGCATCCCAGAGTGATATGATGCAGGCACGGTGGGGTTCACATGGGGACTATGAAATAATAGCCCTCTCACCATCCTCTGTGCAGGAGTGCTTCGATTTCACTGTGAGGGCATTCAACCTTGCAGAGGAATACAGGGTGCCTGTGGTGGTCCTCAGCGACGAAATAGTTGGCCATATGAGGGAGAAGATAACCATACCCGACAAGGTGGAGATCAGAAAGAGAAAGTCGCCCACAAGTCCCCCCGGTGAGTTCATCCCATTCAAACCCCAGGGAGACTTCGTCCCTGAGATGCCAGCCTTTGGGGATGGTTACAGAGTACCTGTGACGGGACTCACGCATGATGAGAGGGGTTACCCTGATGCTTCAAACCCTGAGGGCCATGAGAAACTCGTGAAGAGACTCTGTGACAAGATACTGAATCACAGAGATAAAATAGTGGATGTCCAGAAGGGCTGGACAGATGATGCAGATATAACAGTCATCTCATATGGTGCCCCCTCACGTTCAGTTGCAACCGCAGTTAAGATGGCAAGGTCCGAGGGTGTGAGGGCAGGTTACATCAAGATAAACACGCCATGGCCGTTCCCTGAGACTGAAATTCGGGAAGCCGCTGAATCATCAAGGAAGCTTCTGGTTGTTGAAATGAACCTGGGGCAGATGTTCTATGAGGTTCAGAGAGTTGCCTCAGGCATGGCCGAGGTGGAACTGCTTCCAAAGATTGGTGGTGAGATCCACCGCCCCGATGAGATCCTAAACAAGATTATGGGGATGAAATGA
- the korB gene encoding 2-oxoglutarate synthase subunit KorB, whose protein sequence is MNVKENPYLKYLRRDRLPHIFCAGCGNGIVLNTFFKGMEMAGVDFDSIAMVSGIGCSSRIPGYVKCDSLHTTHGRPIAFATGLKLANPSLNVVVFTGDGDAAAIGGNHLIHGARKNIDLTVICINNSIYGMTGGQISPTSPEGSFGTTAPYGALEDPFDLSELVRAAGASYVARWTAAHPLQLANSIKKGLKNRGFSFIEAVSQCPTYFGRKNRMRSPVEMMKFMKENSINRRKALKMDPEEVEGKLIIGEFADAPRPELCDRIYGMIEEKSGKIDIIKSAYRDD, encoded by the coding sequence ATGAATGTAAAGGAAAACCCATACCTCAAGTACCTCAGAAGGGACAGGCTCCCCCACATATTCTGTGCAGGCTGCGGTAACGGGATAGTGCTCAACACTTTCTTTAAGGGCATGGAAATGGCTGGAGTTGACTTTGACAGCATTGCAATGGTTTCAGGTATAGGCTGCTCATCAAGGATCCCTGGTTATGTTAAATGCGACTCGCTCCACACAACCCATGGTCGGCCCATAGCCTTCGCAACCGGACTCAAACTTGCCAACCCCTCCCTGAATGTTGTGGTGTTCACAGGGGATGGTGACGCCGCAGCCATCGGCGGAAACCATCTCATACATGGGGCAAGAAAGAATATTGACCTCACAGTGATCTGCATAAACAACAGCATATACGGAATGACCGGGGGGCAGATAAGCCCCACATCCCCGGAGGGGAGTTTCGGTACCACAGCCCCATACGGTGCACTTGAGGACCCATTTGATCTCTCTGAACTCGTCAGGGCCGCAGGTGCAAGTTACGTTGCAAGGTGGACAGCTGCCCACCCGCTGCAGCTTGCAAACTCCATAAAGAAGGGACTCAAGAACAGGGGTTTCTCATTCATAGAGGCTGTTTCACAGTGCCCAACCTACTTCGGAAGAAAGAACAGGATGCGTTCCCCGGTTGAGATGATGAAATTCATGAAGGAAAACAGCATAAACCGGCGGAAAGCCCTCAAAATGGATCCCGAAGAGGTCGAGGGAAAACTCATCATCGGTGAATTTGCTGATGCCCCACGCCCTGAACTATGCGACAGGATCTATGGAATGATTGAAGAGAAATCAGGAAAAATTGATATAATCAAATCAGCCTACAGAGATGATTGA
- a CDS encoding 2-oxoacid:ferredoxin oxidoreductase subunit gamma — MRKEIRIAGFGGQGVILAGIVLGKAASLYDGLYAVQTQSYGPEARGGASRAEVVISDEEIDYPKVQSPDILVAMSHQALLTYMDDLKAGGTLIVDPDMVIENEIQDFVEERNISYFRAPATRTAEEKVGITIVANMVMIGALTEATGVVSVRAAEEAIKNSVPPGTEEKNIMAFQAGRELIMEGQK; from the coding sequence GTGAGGAAGGAAATCAGAATTGCTGGATTCGGTGGTCAGGGGGTCATACTTGCAGGAATAGTTCTGGGTAAAGCTGCAAGTTTATATGATGGCCTTTACGCTGTACAGACCCAGTCCTATGGACCCGAGGCAAGGGGTGGCGCCTCAAGGGCTGAGGTTGTTATAAGTGACGAGGAGATAGACTACCCCAAGGTCCAGAGCCCTGACATACTCGTTGCAATGTCACACCAGGCACTTCTGACCTACATGGATGATCTCAAAGCCGGCGGAACCCTCATCGTCGACCCTGACATGGTCATCGAGAATGAAATCCAGGACTTCGTGGAGGAGAGGAACATCAGTTACTTCCGTGCACCTGCCACTAGGACAGCCGAGGAAAAGGTCGGTATAACCATCGTGGCCAATATGGTGATGATAGGGGCCCTCACAGAGGCCACCGGAGTTGTAAGTGTCAGGGCAGCTGAGGAGGCCATAAAGAACAGTGTGCCTCCAGGTACTGAGGAGAAGAACATCATGGCATTCCAGGCAGGTCGTGAACTCATCATGGAGGGACAGAAATGA
- the sucC gene encoding ADP-forming succinate--CoA ligase subunit beta has protein sequence MKFYEYSAKELFRSEGIPVPEGSVARTPQEASEVAENIDSEVAIKAQVLTGGRGKAGGIRFAKPETAADVASDLLASRVKGEEVKSVLVERKISIDREFYVSVVIDRAARMPLIMASSEGGVDIEELAAESPDKIVRYHVNPLDEFLPYEAREIARKMGLESELIPKVGAVIWKLYHLFRKYDARLAEINPLVLSGDDVIAADAKLEVDDDSIYRHREFMELDEYEPEEFAFVKLDGDIAVIGNGAGLTLTAMDLIKLKGGEPATFLDIGGGASEDIIRRAINLVISHPDVKVVFLNVLGGITRADDVARGVVNALKDAERDVPLVIRLTGTNEEEGQRILKDAGIPFETSLERAAEKAVEISKAL, from the coding sequence ATGAAGTTTTACGAGTACAGCGCCAAGGAACTCTTCAGGAGTGAGGGCATACCCGTCCCAGAGGGATCCGTTGCCAGGACCCCCCAGGAGGCATCGGAGGTCGCTGAGAATATTGACTCAGAGGTGGCCATTAAGGCACAGGTCCTAACCGGTGGCCGGGGAAAGGCGGGGGGTATAAGATTTGCAAAACCAGAAACTGCGGCTGATGTTGCTTCTGATCTCCTCGCATCCCGGGTTAAGGGTGAGGAGGTTAAATCTGTCCTGGTTGAAAGGAAGATTTCCATCGACAGGGAATTCTATGTGAGCGTCGTTATTGATAGGGCGGCCAGGATGCCCCTTATAATGGCAAGCAGTGAGGGCGGGGTTGATATTGAGGAGCTTGCAGCAGAATCCCCCGATAAGATAGTGCGTTACCATGTAAACCCCCTTGACGAGTTCCTCCCCTACGAGGCAAGGGAGATCGCAAGGAAGATGGGTCTTGAAAGTGAACTCATACCAAAGGTGGGGGCTGTGATATGGAAGCTCTACCATCTCTTCAGGAAGTACGATGCGAGGCTTGCCGAGATAAACCCTCTTGTACTTTCAGGTGATGATGTTATTGCAGCAGATGCAAAGCTTGAGGTGGATGATGACTCCATCTACCGTCACCGTGAATTCATGGAACTGGATGAGTATGAACCGGAGGAATTCGCCTTTGTTAAACTTGACGGTGATATTGCAGTGATAGGGAATGGTGCTGGCCTTACCCTCACCGCCATGGACCTCATAAAACTGAAGGGGGGTGAACCCGCCACCTTCCTTGATATAGGTGGTGGTGCCTCAGAGGACATCATAAGGAGGGCCATAAACCTGGTAATATCCCACCCTGATGTGAAGGTGGTGTTCCTGAATGTGCTTGGCGGTATAACAAGGGCAGATGATGTTGCAAGGGGTGTTGTGAATGCCCTGAAGGATGCCGAGAGGGATGTGCCCCTTGTAATAAGGCTCACAGGAACCAATGAGGAGGAGGGTCAGAGGATACTCAAGGATGCGGGGATTCCCTTTGAGACTTCCCTTGAGAGGGCCGCTGAGAAGGCTGTTGAAATATCAAAGGCCCTCTGA
- the cdhB gene encoding CO dehydrogenase/acetyl-CoA synthase complex subunit epsilon encodes MTAWNPALTSIRNATVMPPEMVASAIKKSERPLMVVGSLLNDLPQDIVDRIVKIIKKGKMEVALTGGSGLRLTKLERKNIIGVIELVNNLKNPDWEGFDGNGNYDLVCFIGVPYYIGSQGLSTLKAFAPHLKTVTLCRYMHPNADISYPSMKYTEWLRWLDELIDALEQ; translated from the coding sequence ATGACCGCATGGAACCCAGCTCTAACATCAATAAGGAATGCAACCGTCATGCCCCCTGAAATGGTTGCATCGGCCATAAAAAAGTCTGAAAGACCACTCATGGTGGTAGGGTCGCTGTTAAATGACCTTCCACAAGATATAGTGGATAGGATAGTTAAAATAATAAAAAAAGGGAAAATGGAGGTTGCCCTAACCGGAGGATCAGGTCTCAGGTTAACTAAACTGGAAAGAAAAAACATAATAGGGGTAATCGAACTTGTAAACAACCTCAAAAATCCTGACTGGGAGGGCTTCGATGGAAATGGCAACTATGACCTTGTATGCTTCATAGGTGTCCCATATTACATAGGTTCACAGGGCCTTTCAACCCTCAAGGCCTTTGCACCACACCTTAAAACAGTGACCCTCTGCAGGTACATGCATCCAAATGCAGACATCTCATACCCCAGCATGAAGTACACAGAATGGCTCAGATGGCTCGATGAACTCATAGATGCCCTGGAGCAGTAG